In the Salvia miltiorrhiza cultivar Shanhuang (shh) chromosome 8, IMPLAD_Smil_shh, whole genome shotgun sequence genome, ATACTCCCAACTTCAGAACATCACTTACTGGAATGAACTAGctctactgaatattcaatcAGTATCCAATACTCCCAACAACAATATCcatcaaaatttaatataaaaggtAATTAAGCTACTGCTCCCAGCCCGTACCCTTGCATGCTCTACGTGTGTGGCCAGGCGAGCCACATAGACCACAGGTTTTGGGTGCTCGTTTTCCCAGACTACTTGATGCATCCGCTGTTGTGGTCCTTTGAGTCGGCCTCTCACCAGCTGAAGgaattctagattctcttggtcgACCAGCTTGTCGCCGAGAAAGGTTTGGCAAAACAATATCAGATGCAACTTCAAACGGAATTTCCCAGTGCTCTAAGGGAGGCAAGTGATTTACTGCTCCGGAGTATGTTTGAACCAGTGAACTCCGCAAGTAGTAAGCTTCCACGTAATCTTCCACTGGCTCTTTCGCCTCACTGCGAAAAGAAAGCTAATATTTAGTAGGTATCTAATAactgtaattttataataaaatagatttagcatacgtaatggctgcgatcgcatgagaacacggcATGCCGTCCAGGTCGAATTCATTGCATTCACAGCTCTTCGCTTGAAGGTCAACCATGAAGCGACGATCACCAGCACGAACCCTGTATTTTCTCTCGGAGGTCCTCTTCGCAGTGTAGCGACGACTCTTTGAGATCTCCGCACTTATCTTCTGTTTTGCCTCTGGAGTAAGAAGGTCATCGCTCTCTTCCGCAGACGCAAGTCTGTCATTGAACCACTGCTCCAGAACCATCCTGATTGCCTCCAGCATGGAGCATATAGGAAGGCGTCTGGCCCACAACAAACGGGCATTCAAAGCCTCGGCAGCATTAGATGTAAGAAAACTATAACGGGTCACCGGACTttgtgatcgtgcccacttctcAGGGCCTACGCGCATCAACTTCCCGTACGCCGCCGGCTTCAATTGAGCCATAGCCGACATTGCACGTGAAAATTCTGAGTCCGTGTAGGCGTATGCAGCCTGGCGGAAAAGCTCAACAACAGCTTGCCCGTAGCCCTTAATTTTGTTCTGCAAGTGGTAGTAGCAAAGaccgtgagtagcatttggtaactcgctcttcacagcattagcaatggagacatgcgcatcagAGACAACTAGTAAGTTGTCGGGCTGACCAAAAGTTTGTCTCACATTTGAGAGGAACCACTTCCatgactcatcattctcgatcggcccgacaccaaatgccaacggaaaaacttgctcgtttgcgtcttttgtcacggcgacgaacaaaatgccattgttcttccccttcaagtgtgtgccgtcGACCACAATCACTGGCCGAAGCGAAAAGAAGAAAGGTGTGATGGAAGCCGCAAGAGCAAGAAACAGATGTTTGAACCGGTTGTTTTCGTCTACTTCGAAATCCATCACGGTGCCTGGATTCGCTTGAGTTAGGGCATACAAATATTTGGGCAGAAGAAGGAACGAATCATCAATTCGACCGTATATCTTCTCTAAGCtgagatttcttgcacgcagcgcgacatcatatttgattctgacgccaaattcacgtaacaactccgacataatagatttcggcttaatgacctctccGTCATCGCGTATTCTTTTTTCCACATAAGCTGCAACCACATTCGAATGTGCCTTTATTCGTTTCAAAATGCCCAACTCCCCTTCGCAAGAGTGCTCTTTAAACTTATGCACTCCCCACATCCCTCCGCCGTGACAAGATGCACGCACATCGAACTTGCACTTATCAGAGTGCTTGCACTTGTAATAGAGGCGTCCCTGATCTGAGCGTACAACTTTTGCCTCAGCCCCTTGCTTCATATTCCAGAAGCCAACAGCAAGGACCAATTCTTCTTTACTGttgtaaaaagagttcttccccaaatcagcaactctggacagctcactctcgcgagcaacgagcgaagtcgtggcgtccactggaatcaacgGAACTATCCAATTAGATAGTTCACCGGTCGAGTCCGTCGGATTTCCGTGACGGGttctactttgtcggatccaacctgctcgctcggtcgccgtgaactctatcagatcatcgtctaataaatcctcagaggcggcagaatctgtgcccgactcgttcgttggatcgtattcttcgtcttcttcatcagaatcgtcatcaggttcttcggcttcgtcttcaggttgtacggcttcttcatcagaatcgtcatccgtccgcacctggttgaatctcccgcacatttcattcagattccatgcggattcgtccaacagttgcccatcccatgaaaagtactgtgttggaggcgcgctctcgcgagcatgatacgacgtctcatactgactagattgtgcttcatcatctccgtatcccgaagcctggccaaaatcaaaagtagggatgtacgcttcttcgaccgggtcgttgttgtgctcaacgtacaccatgggatattcggcagtttccaacaagccttgcacatcatcgtcgtcacttattacgcatttcgtctcccttccaaatcgattggtcgccaaataatacaattgatagTTCGGGCTCAACGAATGCATTGTCAGCACATTGTTGATGCTGTATATCAGGCTCGCAACTGTTTCATTTAAGAGGGGAAGGACCTCCGTAGCCCCGCCAACATAGTGTATACCATCGACgactccgttgtatctcacatatatgtatctcacgaattccatctataaaaccacataaaataCAGTATTAAAATACGTTTAAAAAGTTCAAAACATCACAATAAGCTCGAAAAAtgaagtatccgccagtaaatcaTTATCCGACACCAGTAGCCGCTGACCTTGTAGGGTCGGCGGCTATTATCGTTTTCTAATGAtattctggcggatactttattttttgggttcaaaacattcaattatattagaaaAAAGTTTAATATTTCCCTAACATGCTTTTAAATTTcagataataaagaaattcattaaaataacgtaaaacatgctctcaacgttaaaaacaacgtacgattaaacatgcaaactataatttatacaaacaatacaggagaatcaccttttcgggctgaaattcaacacaaattgcctcctctcgcacaaaaccactcaaatctttagGGTATGCCTGAATTTATGAAATTCAAGGtgagtatttcaatttgtgttttggtcattcacaaatgcagccttataaggactaaacttgattccttacaaaaagttcacgtgaagtgcagtgttcattcaatacggcttcaatttattattgcatgtcacctcacgcatgcataaaattagcattaatgccccactacaaccaaattttttgcagagtcaccttctcagtatgtacttttaattttttactaaaaaattaaaagtaaaaaatcgcaacaaatacaaaaggggaatgcgtatgttatatttaaacattcataacaagctgaaaaattaaaaattatacataatttgacataaaatattattttctgcCTAACAGAccaagtatccgccagaaaaTCGTACAAAAAGTTCAGTAGCCgccatatattttttgttagcggctactgataaatcaaataatttaatggcggatactttactttttggctatataatattatttcattaccgaatatatgaatttccaaataattggtatataatttcttattattttatgtgcaagtctattattttttgtgtagtcaaatcatgcataaagtgagtgttattacccccactataatccaaattttggcagattcactatctctcatatttcccatccatgtgtacttcttgtactgtacatatttcactatctctcatatttccccttgtaaaattaaataaaaatctaaaaataacggtgcatatgtaacaataaaaaatcacgaaggataaaaattcacaatcatgcTAATTATGAACaaagtattttttttgaagcgaataacacaagtatccgccagtaattagtaGCCGTTGAATAGTAGCCGCCGGTCACAAACTTCAGCGGCTACTTCGGCCggctacgaattactggcggatacatAGTTTaatggtttcaaaaaaaaaaaaatcttaagaattgacatgttcgtgatttttttggccttcgtattaatgtttgtaacacacaaacgtcccctaatttattcaaaatttgcaaatctatttaatcttataatgcatgaaagtgacgttttctcacattttgtaccaattttaactgttttcttacacaactcttacttcatttccatcatcatcaacttttacacaaaaaaccaagcaacccatcaccatcaaacttgcttttcggtctttgactttgaaagtgggtagttttgcaaGACATATTATTGAagtgggtagattcccctattaacacAATTAAATATATGTAATGCTTGGATATcaatgaattaataaaattatcaacTGGTAAATTTTTGTATCATAAAATATCGATAAAATTATTTGACGATTTTAATTACATGAACATTTGAATATGGTTTAAGTTAATTTATTGGATGATTTTGGGTCTAAACAAAATGATTCATGTGTACTGTGTGTTTTATATAGGCagaaaaaattaatgaaatattggAGCACATAATTTTATGTAAAGCTCTTTTATGGatatgatatatataaattcCTAAAATGGTACTTAGTTTATTCTTTTCTAAACCTAAAGTATACATAAAAGTAACCCATTAGGTGAAGGATTAAAGTATGATTACCAAATCATTTGGATCGTTAGCTAACAACTCAAGGTTTAATACAGTACAAGTATTGGGGCTCGTTTATTACCACTTATTAAAGTGTATAATATACTTACGGcactctaatattttatttgataaaaagtAATATGAAACACGTAaccctttataaattaaaaattcaaaaatattatactgatttGGGAATTCTGTACGAAGGtgatataaataatacaaatcttaattataattattattaattaactttataatcttaatacatcaTACCAAACAACATGCTATATTTTACAGATATATAAATACATTATATCaaacatgatattaaaatgACATATAGTAAAAGACATCTGAATCAAATATATAACACATTATCTCATACCACGTACCAAACGAGCCCTTAGAATATATGAGTCGTTCACACTGTGCGGAAATCTGCACATGAGAATTTATGTAAATTAACAAGTAATAAAGTTatgaaaatataacaaaattaatttccAAAACGgaaagatgaaaaaaataaaaaactgaaGTTCTCATTTTTGAGCATTCGTAATCGTTAGTACTCCCCCCTTTCCGTGAAACTTGAGCAGTATTCTTTTTCGGGTTGTCCAGCGAAACTTGAGCATTTTTCTTATATTGTAAATATTTTTTCCTTAATTTATTcacttttttactttttcacctatcatGCTTAACGCACAAAATACTAACTCCTTAAAATCTGTGTtgaatttttctttctcaaTCTTCGCAGAACGAGTGGAGTATATAAACTATTATAGGTACGCTCCAATGGCAGTGGGCTCCGGCTGTGGGTGCACCTCATTCTCCACGGTAGTGGGCTTCTCATGATTCGCTGGCACGTCAATCATCGCCACCTTCTCAGCCGCGCACACTGGCGTCGTCTTCTTGGTTTCATAGTCATGTCGAATCAACAACGTTGTTAGATTCAGAAAAAGAAATTGGaaaattttgagattttgattgGAAAAAAGTTGGAAAGATTGAATTTATGAATTGCATTTTTTTCCCTATGTGTTTTAAGGACGAAACGATGCCTCTCACATAATATAtgtagattttttttctttttttctttgcaATTGAACTTTCATATCTCACCGAAATAGTCCACGTGTATTGACAATATGAATGCTCGTTGGAACACATTAACTTTCAATCTCCCAACTTCTTTTGTGGGTTGCAAATAGAAAATGTAACaatgagtattattttaaggTGAGACGTTTTCAAAAAAACTCTTAACCGATGAACCAAAAACTAATATTCACtcattagaaattaataaaaactctataaatttctaatcaattttttttggaaataatttaataattactaTTGGAGCTGCCACATGCAAAATTTTGCattaatatttattactccctccgtcctaattTAATAAGCtacattttcttatttggatGTCCATATTCAATAgatcattttttaaaatggaAAATCAATACATAAATAACAATCTCACccaactcattatttacaccaaatgtCACTGTGGCCCATAaataattttctttcttttcactttAAAGAGAATATCTTCATTCtctctcatttatttttttgacaaatatacCAACAACAAAGGTTATTTTCtctcttatattttattataaactgttcatttatttaatatttgtacCCAAATCCTGTGGCCTATTTAATTGGGATGAAGAGAATATATGTTTTATGACATCAATGCTACACCTAAGGCTTGTCTATGTGGTATGGATAATGTGTGATATCTTTGACTGAGATGTCtatcaatttattagatattaatatcatgtttggtaagatatataaaaaagatgttacgttattttattttttctacttgggggagttggggagggggagcagtggggtttgaacccgggactcactgttcacacacaggaggtcgcaccgcgcTATTACACCTCTCAAATGTGATATAGAGTAAAAAAGATATGATAATAGATACCAtgctattaatttataaaaaaaaattgattttgaaacaaacaatatatataagaGTATCATGCATAGAAAATGAGCTTTTTGTGTGTGATACATATAAGTATATATTATAATGTGCGGTGAGGTTTAATTAGTgtatcaataaaataaattaaatgcgATGCCACGGGAAATATTTCGAATTATTGCAGGCTGCAGCAAATACGGAAACCAGGAAttagtatgtatgtatgtattaaaaatgagctttttttttttactaaaaaaaaaatgagcttTTTGTGTGTGATACATATGAGTATATATTATAATGTGCGGTGAGGTTTAATTAGTATCTCAATAAAATAAATGCGATGCCACCGGAAATATTTCGAATATTATTGCAGCAAATACGGAAACCAGGAAttagtatgtatgtatgtatgtattaaaaatgagctttttttttttactcaaaaaaaaaaatgagcttTTTGTGTGATACATATGAGTATATATTATAATGTGCGGTGAGGTTTAATTAGTATCTCAATAAAATAAATGCGATGCCACCGGAAATATTTCGAATATTATTGGAGCAAATACGGAAACCAGGAATTAGTATGTATGTATTAAAATTGTTATCGCATGCATATATTAGACAGCACTATTGATAGTGGAACCAATAGGAATAGAGTCCACAAATTTGGATATTATTTGTGTCATTTACTGCAACTTGTTGGCTTACTAATTGCTCTCTATTTAGTGCGGTAACCAAATTTAGTATTAACATATATGATTAATCTGCATATTGTGCACCATGGGCAATCAATCAGGCTGAGTTGTCATTTAGTATGTTTTCTCGATTCCATGGGTCAAATAGAATGACCTTTGTTTGGATGTTGGTGAAGAGGGGCTTGgatttaaaaatattgattGGTTTAATGAGGCTTTGGTGTTAAAATGGGTGTGGAAGTTTTTGGACCGCAATGACTACTTGTGGGCTAGAGTTACTTCTTCAATTTATGgggacactacaaaaaaacgcgaaaTTAGCGGCgcaaattaccgacggcgattttgccgtcggtaattaccggcggcacggCGACGACATTTCAGGCGACCCGCAAATTCGAAATCACCGtccaattaccgacggcaaaatcgccgccggtaattagcggcggcgacgccgccggtaatttattgatttgcattaaatgttttttttacacaattaccgacggcgataatgccgccgctaattagcggcggcaattgccgtcggtaattgttAAAATATAGGTCACTGTATtcccttcttttttcagttttgcgccGCACGAACGGAACCCCCCCTtcccctgctgctgctgctgcttccggtccgaccgccgccgcccaggttactctctctctctctctctagatctatatatatatatatatatatatatatatatatatatatatctcattaattttaattatatatatatataattatttaattttcacttatattctttattgtagttcgacgacctcgtttcaccgccttcttcacgacacccgccggaaaccaccaccgtacgcttctcttatttatttaattaattatttaattatgaatttatttatgtatttaattatatattaattaaatagatttatttgttatatatagttaattaatttataattgactttgtttataactaaattatatgaagcatgattaattttaaatagttgGGATGGCTTTGCAGGGTGGAGAATCGCGGAGGATATGGAGGACCGGATTAGGAGGAGGGGAGGCAGCTGGTGGGGGAAAATAGTTGGGATGGCTTTGCAGGGTGGAGAATGGTTTAAGAAAAATTTGAAGCGGGTGGTTGGGGATGGAGGCGTACAAAATTTTGGTCTCATACGTGGCTGGGAGAGCGGGCTCTTAAGGATGCTTTTCCTAGACTGTTTAGGTTATGCGAAAATAGGGAGGCTACCATTAGGGATGTGGGGAAATGGAATAATGGGAGTTGGGATTGGGAGATAAAGTGGAGGCGAGAGGGAGAGGAAAGTAGAGATGGTGAACTCTTTTCTGGACGCACTCTCTAGTTTTATTCCTCATGCAGGGAGGAATGCCAAATGGGAGTGGTCTGCCGACAAAGATGGAGCGTACACTACAAACTCAACTTACCGCGCAATCAAGAACCAAAATCAGATGAATCTGCCAGAAAATATTGGATCGACAGCTTTTCCAAACTATGGAAAGCACCGGCTACTCAGAAGGCAAGATTGATGGCTTGGAGAGCATTTAAAAATAGACTTCCTACTTGTGATAATCTGGTAAAGAGAAAAGTGGAGCTGGATACTGTGGAGAGGAGCTGCTCGGTTTGTTTTCAAGCCATCGAGTCGGCAAAACATCTCTTTCTTCAATGCCTGAAGTCCGATGCAGTGTGGGATGTTCTACAGGGGTGGATTGGCCTAGAAACGGCTCGACCAGGAGCCATCGAGGATCACTTCATGTCCTTTTCTCACTtgggaaaaggaaagaaaagcaGTCGTTTTTTGAAGGCCTTATGGTGCTGCACGATATGGGTTTTGTGGAGAACAAGGAACGAGGGCCGGTTCGAAGGAAAGACGTGGgagataaatatatatttagcaCTTGTATTGAAATAAACGCaagaatgtggagttggaaTTCTATTTTTATGTTGCTTGACTGGAATGATTCTTTTTCCTCTTGGTGCTCTAGCAATCTTTCGCGATTGCTATGTTAGTAATTTCGGGCTTTTCTATTGCCTATTTTTTTATAATGAAATCTGGTTCTTTTCTgatgaaaaaaaatagtatGTTTTCTTGATTGGTT is a window encoding:
- the LOC131000529 gene encoding uncharacterized protein LOC131000529, producing the protein MEFVRYIYVRYNGVVDGIHYVGGATEVLPLLNETVASLIYSINNVLTMHSLSPNYQLYYLATNRFGRETKCVISDDDDVQGLLETAEYPMVYVEHNNDPVEEAYIPTFDFGQASGYGDDEAQSSQYETSYHARESAPPTQYFSWDGQLLDESAWNLNEMCGRFNQVRTDDDSDEEAVQPEDEAEEPDDDSDEEDEEYDPTNESGTDSAASEDLLDDDLIEFTATERAGWIRQSRTRHGNPTDSTGELSNWIVPLIPVDATTSLVARESELSRVADLGKNSFYNSKEELVLAVGFWNMKQGAEAKVVRSDQGRLYYKCKHSDKCKFDVRASCHGGGMWGVHKFKEHSCEGELGILKRIKAHSNVVAAYVEKRIRDDGEVIKPKSIMSELLREFGVRIKYDVALRARNLSLEKIYGRIDDSFLLLPKYLYALTQANPGTVMDFEVDENNRFKHLFLALAASITPFFFSLRPVIVVDGTHLKGKNNGILFVAVTKDANEQVFPLAFGVGPIENDESWKWFLSNVRQTFGQPDNLLVVSDAHVSIANAVKSELPNATHGLCYYHLQNKIKGYGQAVVELFRQAAYAYTDSEFSRAMSAMAQLKPAAYGKLMRVGPEKWARSQSPVTRYSFLTSNAAEALNARLLWARRLPICSMLEAIRMVLEQWFNDRLASAEESDDLLTPEAKQKISAEISKSRRYTAKRTSERKYRVRAGDRRFMVDLQAKSCECNEFDLDGMPCSHAIAAITEAKEPVEDYVEAYYLRSSLVQTYSGAVNHLPPLEHWEIPFEVASDIVLPNLSRRQAGRPRESRIPSAGERPTQRTTTADASSSLGKRAPKTCGLCGSPGHTRRACKGTGWEQ